A section of the Spirochaetota bacterium genome encodes:
- the metG gene encoding methionine--tRNA ligase codes for MKNLITSALIYANGEVHLGHLVEYIQTDIFTRANNLAGIKSVYLSADDTHGAPIQIKAESLKITPEELINKAYIDHIETLSKFNINFGAYHSTNSEENREIANYIYKKLKENGYIYSKEIEITYCEKCQRFLPDRYIKGICPRCKAPDQYGDNCEHCNATYQPKDLIDSYCSICGNKPILKKSEQIFFKLSSFSEKLKEYIIRVTDPKDSFRNYLLNWINEGLKDWEISRDAPYFGFLIPDTKDKYFYVWFDAPIGYIGTTKKYCDDNNIDWKSIWIDGKADIYHFIGKDIIYHHFLFWPAILMGAGFSLPKKIIVHGFLTINNQKMSKSRGTFILARDYLNKNIPTDYLRAYYASLLGPYTNDFNYSDSDFINFINLTLIGKFGNLTYRATKFLETNFDSKTGEKYNPNIFDPLISYSNEIIECFLKLDNKRGIEIFFKCTDLINKYFQDNEPWNIIKIDKEKAHEILTTTISSINLLNKIISPVIPSISYQISELLNSNLNLFDEEFNEENKIKLNKFLLINHKINKTKLIFEKIEENFSLVTFSPITSLELRVGKIIEIDDHPDADKLYITKIKIGEKVKQIIAGLKNYYKKDELLNKKVIVLNNLKETNLRGKISEGMILACTSKDNNVGVLTVSDNIEDGELAIFEGIKYPEKFNIITFKDFEKFNIISSENGIFFEDLILKIKNENVKVDKNLTGKIS; via the coding sequence ATGAAAAATCTGATAACATCTGCTTTAATTTACGCAAATGGAGAAGTTCATTTAGGGCACCTTGTTGAATATATACAAACTGATATTTTCACAAGAGCAAATAATCTGGCAGGAATAAAATCTGTATATCTTTCTGCAGATGATACACATGGAGCCCCCATCCAAATAAAAGCTGAATCACTTAAAATAACACCAGAAGAGTTAATAAACAAAGCTTATATTGATCATATTGAAACACTTTCTAAATTTAATATTAATTTTGGAGCTTATCACTCAACAAATTCCGAAGAAAATAGAGAGATTGCAAATTATATTTATAAAAAATTAAAAGAAAATGGATATATATATTCAAAAGAAATAGAAATAACTTACTGTGAAAAATGTCAAAGATTTTTACCTGATAGATATATTAAGGGTATTTGTCCAAGATGTAAAGCACCAGATCAATACGGAGATAACTGCGAACATTGTAATGCTACTTATCAACCAAAAGATCTTATTGACTCTTACTGTTCAATTTGTGGAAATAAACCTATATTAAAAAAAAGTGAACAGATTTTTTTTAAATTGAGTAGTTTTTCTGAAAAACTTAAAGAATATATTATAAGAGTTACTGATCCAAAAGATTCATTTAGAAACTATTTGCTTAACTGGATAAATGAAGGGTTAAAAGACTGGGAAATTAGTAGAGATGCTCCATATTTCGGTTTTTTAATTCCTGATACAAAAGATAAATATTTTTATGTATGGTTTGATGCTCCTATTGGATATATTGGAACTACAAAAAAATATTGCGATGACAATAATATAGATTGGAAAAGCATTTGGATAGATGGTAAAGCTGATATATATCATTTCATCGGTAAAGATATTATTTACCATCATTTTCTTTTTTGGCCTGCTATTTTAATGGGGGCAGGATTTTCATTACCTAAAAAAATTATAGTTCATGGTTTTTTAACCATAAATAATCAAAAAATGAGTAAATCTAGAGGAACATTCATTTTAGCAAGGGATTATTTGAATAAAAATATTCCAACAGATTACTTAAGAGCATATTACGCTTCTCTTCTTGGACCTTATACAAATGATTTTAACTATTCAGACTCTGATTTTATAAATTTTATTAATTTAACACTTATAGGTAAATTTGGGAATCTCACTTATAGGGCTACCAAATTTCTTGAAACTAATTTTGATTCAAAAACAGGAGAAAAATATAATCCAAATATATTTGATCCTCTTATTAGTTACTCTAATGAGATAATAGAATGTTTCTTAAAACTTGACAATAAAAGAGGTATAGAAATCTTCTTTAAATGTACAGACCTTATTAATAAATATTTTCAAGATAACGAGCCATGGAATATTATAAAAATTGATAAAGAAAAAGCTCATGAAATTTTAACAACTACAATATCATCTATAAATCTTCTAAACAAAATTATATCCCCTGTAATTCCTTCGATAAGTTATCAAATCTCAGAATTATTAAACAGTAATTTAAATCTTTTCGATGAAGAATTTAATGAAGAAAATAAAATAAAATTAAATAAGTTCCTTTTAATAAATCATAAAATTAATAAGACCAAATTAATATTTGAAAAAATAGAAGAAAATTTTTCTCTTGTAACTTTTTCACCCATTACTTCTTTAGAACTCAGAGTTGGAAAAATTATAGAAATAGATGATCACCCTGATGCAGATAAACTGTATATAACTAAAATTAAAATAGGAGAAAAGGTAAAGCAAATAATTGCCGGGTTAAAAAATTATTATAAAAAAGATGAACTTTTAAATAAAAAGGTTATTGTATTAAACAACCTTAAAGAAACAAATTTAAGAGGAAAAATATCAGAGGGAATGATTTTAGCTTGTACTTCAAAAGACAATAATGTTGGGGTACTAACTGTTTCGGATAATATAGAAGATGGTGAGTTAGCTATTTTTGAAGGAATAAAATATCCTGAAAAATTTAATATTATTACTTTTAAAGATTTTGAAAAATTTAATATTATCTCAAGTGAAAATGGAATATTTTTTGAAGATCTAATCCTTAAAATTAAAAATGAAAATGTTAAAGTTGATAAAAACTTAACAGGAAAAATATCATAA